Proteins from a genomic interval of Quercus robur chromosome 9, dhQueRobu3.1, whole genome shotgun sequence:
- the LOC126700161 gene encoding receptor-like protein EIX2, translated as MTMITLRGGRSFKLLILLHAFLLIMLSAHLSPALGFISGVGVGDANNIRCIEGERQALLQFKKGLVDDYGRLSSWQSGDENKNCCNWEGVRCSNLTGHVLELHLSAIQNERFGGMISSSLLELPYLTYLDLSFNDFNQSYLPKFIGSLSNLKHLDLTGANLSGPIPHHLQNLSHLQILYLGGNYWKNIENLEWLSHLSSIEDLDLSYTNLSVANDWFEVVSSLPNLKTLRMYSCDLPPMSLSSFPRFNDSKSFASLKSLHLSENQLVHLPKSLGNICTLRELYLWSNHLNGQLVELITNLSGCAKDSLEILELSDNQITGSLPNFAIFPSLKYIYLSMNKLNGTLPKSIGNLYKLEVLSVDSNLLQGVISESLFSNLSKLQSLDLSNNSLSLEFSFDWVPPFQLSYVYLTSCNLGPRFPNWIRTQRNVSILQISDTKISDTIPVEWLADLPPTLKLLNLSNNHIYGRLPNVSTKRLNGLAIDLSVNSLEGPLPHFPTNLTILNLSKNQFSGSISSLCEINGQLLAYLDLSNNRLSGRLPNCFMQWPKLVILNLASNHFFGEVPSSLGSLSVLNTLSLNNNNFSGNLPSSLRNCTFLIVMDMRNNRFSGNVPAWIGERLPSLIFLSLRSNMFNGCIPLHLCWLKDLQILDLSINDISGTIPKCLNNFTAMAQKGNSLFESTISYSYDNHVTYTQEYFDSVMVELKRNEYEYHGTNLGLLKIINLSSNKLIGKLPSGIFSLLDLISLNVSRNNLIGEIPQMIGQLKQLESLDLSRNQFSGKIPSSISEISFLGFLNLSYNNLSGKIPSGTQLQGFDASYFIGNRALCGPPLTQKCPGEETPSRSEATTKDNEDELGKWFFVGTGCGFAIGFWGVCSSLLLKRSWRHAYFLLLDNMKDWIYVTITVNIARLQRKIQRQG; from the coding sequence ATGACAATGATCACACTCAGGGGTGGAAGGTCCTTCAaacttcttattcttcttcatgcatttttacTTATAATGCTTTCAGCGCACTTGAGTCCAGCCCTTGGATTCATTTCAGGGGTTGGAGTCGGAGATGCTAACAACATCAGGTGTATAGAGGGAGAGAGACAAGCACTCCTTCAGTTCAAAAAAGGCCTCGTTGATGACTATGGCAGACTCTCTTCGTGGCAGAGCGGCGACGAAAATAAGAATTGCTGCAATTGGGAAGGAGTTCGCTGCAGCAACCTAACCGGCCATGTACTTGAGCTTCATCTTAGTGCTATTCAAAATGAACGTTTTGGAGGTATGATTAGTTCTTCACTACTTGAGTTGCCTTATTTGACATATTTGGATCTTAGTTTCAATGATTTTAATCAGAGCTATCTTCCAAAGTTCATCGGTTCTCTCAGTAACTTGAAACACCTCGATCTTACTGGTGCCAATCTCAGTGGGCCAATTCCACATCATCTTCAGAACCTTTCGCACTTGCAAATACTCTATCTCGGTGggaattattggaaaaatattgaaaatttggaatGGCTTTCTCATCTGTCTTCAATAGAAGACCTTGACCTAAGTTACACAAATCTCAGTGTAGCCAATGATTGGTTTGAAGTTGTGAGTAGTCTCCCTAATTTAAAAACCTTGAGAATGTATTCGTGTGATTTACCTCCAATGAGTCTTTCATCTTTTCCCCGTTTCAATGATTCGAAATCTTTTGCTTCTCTTAAAAGCCTACATCTCAGTGAAAACCAACTTGTCCACCTTCCAAAATCCCTAGGGAATATATGTACTTTACGTGAATTGTACTTGTGGTCAAACCATCTCAATGGACAATTAGTTGAGCTTATCACTAACTTGTCTGGATGTGCAAAAGACTCATTAGAAATTTTGGAATTATCAGATAATCAAATTACGGGATCGTTGCCTAATTTTGCAATATTTCCgtccttaaaatatatatatctttcaatgaacaaattaaatggGACTTTGCCCAAAAGCATTGGGAACCTATATAAGCTCGAGGTTTTGAGTGTTGATTCGAATCTTTTGCAAGGTGTGATCTCTGAATCTCTCTTCTCCAATCTCTCCAAATTACAAAGTTTAGACTTGTCCAATAATTCTCTTTCTTTGGAATTCAGCTTTGATTGGGTTCCCCCTTTCCAACTGAGTTATGTATATTTGACATCTTGTAATTTAGGACCTAGATTTCCAAATTGGATTCGAACTCAAAGGAATGTTTCTATCCTTCAGATCTCTGATACTAAAATTTCAGATACCATCCCAGTAGAGTGGTTAGCAGACCTGCCTCCTACattaaaacttttaaatctTTCTAACAACCATATATATGGGCGGTTACCAAATGTGTCAACAAAAAGATTGAATGGACTTGCAATTGATTTGAGTGTTAACAGTTTAGAGGGTCCACTACCACATTTTCCAACAAATCTCACAATCTTGAATCTCtctaaaaatcaattttcaGGGTCTATCTCTTCTCTTTGTGAAATCAATGGTCAATTGTTGGCTTACCTTGACCTATCCAATAATAGATTATCTGGAAGACTTCCTAATTGTTTTATGCAATGGCCAAAGCTAGTCATTTTGAATTTAGCTAGCAACCACTTCTTTGGGGAAGTTCCAAGCTCTTTGGGCTCGCTGTCTGTGCTCAACACGTTGagtctaaataataataatttctctgGAAACTTACCTTCGTCCCTGAGAAATTGCACTTTCTTGATAGTTATGGACATGAGAAATAATAGATTTTCTGGGAACGTACCAGCATGGATTGGGGAACGCCTACCAAGCTTGATTTTTCTATCTTTACGTTCCAATATGTTCAATGGATGCATACCATTGCATTTGTGTTGGTTAAAAGATTTACAAATCTTGGACCTCTCTATAAATGACATATCCGGAACTATACCAAAATGTCTCAATAATTTCACAGCCATGGCTCAGAAAGGAAACTCTTTGTTTGAAAGTACGATTTCTTATTCATATGATAATCATGTCACCTATACACAAGAATATTTTGATAGTGTAATGGTTGAGTTGAAAAGAAATGAGTATGAGTACCATGGTACAAATCTTGGACTGCTGAAGATCATTAACCTTTCAAGTAACAAATTGATCGGTAAACTTCCAAGTGGAATCTTCAGCcttttggatttgatttcaCTCAACGTTTCAAGAAACAACTTGATTGGAGAAATTCCTCAAATGATTGGTCAGTTGAAGCAGCTAGAATCACTTGATTTGTCAAGAAATCAGTTTTCAGGCAAAATCCCATCTAGCATATCTGAGATAAGCTTTTTGGGATTCCTGAACTTATCCTATAACAATTTGTCTGGGAAAATTCCTTCGGGCACTCAACTCCAAGGCTTCGATGCATCTTATTTTATTGGAAATAGGGCACTTTGTGGACCCCCACTCACACAAAAGTGTCCAGGTGAAGAAACACCAAGCCGAAGTGAAGCGACTACCAAAGATAATGAAGATGAATTGGGAAAATGGTTTTTTGTGGGAACAGGATGTGGATTTGCTATAGGGTTTTGGGGAGTTTGCAGTTCTTTGTTGTTGAAGCGTTCTTGGAGACATGCCTATTTCCTGTTATTGGACAACATGAAGGATTGGATCTATGTAACAATAACCGTGAACATTGCAAGATTGCAAAGGAAGATTCAGAGGCAGGGAtga